Proteins encoded in a region of the Triticum dicoccoides isolate Atlit2015 ecotype Zavitan chromosome 3A, WEW_v2.0, whole genome shotgun sequence genome:
- the LOC119267941 gene encoding uncharacterized isomerase BH0283-like isoform X2 codes for MQSVAVEFNQSQTAFLSRDSSSLAAGAAIPRFHLRWFTTVTEVALCGHATLATAHFLFTAVLGERHGVVEFATKSGILTAKKVPAPETEEQGKLFIELNFPMSDYVGCDPADELPSIPETLNGASVVSVHKSLTTTDFIVELSSGKEVADLLPNIEEIGKCAGRGVIVTGPAPPWSGYDFFSRFFCPKFGIDEDPVCGSAHCVLAPYWGEKLGKQKLIAFQASPRSGTLYLELDVANKRVLIQGEAVTIMSGTLFA; via the exons ATGCAGTCCGTCGCCGTCGAGTTCAACCAGTCCCAGACCGCCTTCCTCTCCCGCGACTCCTCCTCCCTCGCAGCCGGCGCCGCCATCCCGCGGTTCCACCTCCGCTGGTTCACCACCGTCACCGAG GTCGCGCTCTGCGGGCACGCGACGCTGGCAACAGCCCACTTCCTCTTCACGGCCGTCCTCGGTGAGCGCCATGGAGTGGTCGAGTTTGCGACCAAGTCCGGCATCCTGACCGCCAAGAAGGTTCCTGCACCCGAGACGGAGGAGCAGGGGAAGCTGTTCATTGAGCTGAACTTCCCCATGAGTGATTACGTGGGTTGCGACCCCGCCGACGAGCTGCCGTCCATCCCGGAGACGCTCAACGGCGCGTCCGTCGTCAGTGTTCACAAATCGTTGACCACCACCGACTTCATT GTCGAACTTTCATCAGGGAAAGAGGTCGCCGATCTCCTTCCTAACATCGAAGAAATTGGAAAATGTGCAGGCAGAGGCGTGATTGTGACAGGGCCGGCACCTCCTTGGTCGGGTTACGACTTCTTCTCACGTTTCTTCTGCCCAAAATTTGGGATTGATGAG GATCCTGTATGTGGCAGTGCACATTGTGTTTTGGCACCCTATTGGGGTGAAAAGCTGGGGAAACAAAAATTGATAGCGTTTCAG GCATCTCCAAGGAGTGGAACACTATATCTGGAGCTGGATGTTGCAAATAAGAGAGTGCTGATTCAGGGAGAAGCTGTTACCATCATGAGTGGGACACTCTTCGCGTAG
- the LOC119267941 gene encoding uncharacterized isomerase BH0283-like isoform X1, with the protein MAKKGIQYVVVDAFTAEPFKGHPAAVCFLEDDAAAPTGDGRWMQSVAVEFNQSQTAFLSRDSSSLAAGAAIPRFHLRWFTTVTEVALCGHATLATAHFLFTAVLGERHGVVEFATKSGILTAKKVPAPETEEQGKLFIELNFPMSDYVGCDPADELPSIPETLNGASVVSVHKSLTTTDFIVELSSGKEVADLLPNIEEIGKCAGRGVIVTGPAPPWSGYDFFSRFFCPKFGIDEDPVCGSAHCVLAPYWGEKLGKQKLIAFQASPRSGTLYLELDVANKRVLIQGEAVTIMSGTLFA; encoded by the exons ATGGCCAAGAAAGGGATCCAGTATGTCGTG GTGGATGCCTTCACGGCCGAGCCGTTCAAGGGCCACCCGGCCGCGGTGTGTTTCCTCGAGGACGACGCCGCCGCCCCCACGGGGGACGGGCGGTGGATGCAGTCCGTCGCCGTCGAGTTCAACCAGTCCCAGACCGCCTTCCTCTCCCGCGACTCCTCCTCCCTCGCAGCCGGCGCCGCCATCCCGCGGTTCCACCTCCGCTGGTTCACCACCGTCACCGAG GTCGCGCTCTGCGGGCACGCGACGCTGGCAACAGCCCACTTCCTCTTCACGGCCGTCCTCGGTGAGCGCCATGGAGTGGTCGAGTTTGCGACCAAGTCCGGCATCCTGACCGCCAAGAAGGTTCCTGCACCCGAGACGGAGGAGCAGGGGAAGCTGTTCATTGAGCTGAACTTCCCCATGAGTGATTACGTGGGTTGCGACCCCGCCGACGAGCTGCCGTCCATCCCGGAGACGCTCAACGGCGCGTCCGTCGTCAGTGTTCACAAATCGTTGACCACCACCGACTTCATT GTCGAACTTTCATCAGGGAAAGAGGTCGCCGATCTCCTTCCTAACATCGAAGAAATTGGAAAATGTGCAGGCAGAGGCGTGATTGTGACAGGGCCGGCACCTCCTTGGTCGGGTTACGACTTCTTCTCACGTTTCTTCTGCCCAAAATTTGGGATTGATGAG GATCCTGTATGTGGCAGTGCACATTGTGTTTTGGCACCCTATTGGGGTGAAAAGCTGGGGAAACAAAAATTGATAGCGTTTCAG GCATCTCCAAGGAGTGGAACACTATATCTGGAGCTGGATGTTGCAAATAAGAGAGTGCTGATTCAGGGAGAAGCTGTTACCATCATGAGTGGGACACTCTTCGCGTAG